In a single window of the Natronosalvus caseinilyticus genome:
- the cmk gene encoding (d)CMP kinase, giving the protein MLLTVSGPPGGGKTTNAALLAEEFGLEHVSGGDIFRQLADERGYTPLEFNKLAEENDEIDRDLDRRLREIAVERNDVVLESRLAGWLAAEQADLKFWLDAPLSVRGERIADREDKSPERATEETRAREASEIGRYREYYGIEFGDLSIYDLSMNTSRWSPEAVADTLVTAVEAYDPAADEGKTPVDVDYEF; this is encoded by the coding sequence ATGTTACTGACCGTCTCCGGACCGCCGGGCGGAGGAAAGACGACGAACGCGGCGTTGCTGGCCGAGGAGTTCGGCCTCGAGCACGTCAGCGGTGGCGATATATTCCGCCAGCTGGCCGACGAACGCGGCTACACCCCCCTCGAGTTCAACAAACTCGCCGAGGAGAACGACGAAATCGACCGCGACCTCGACCGGCGACTGCGCGAGATCGCCGTCGAGCGCAACGACGTCGTTCTCGAGTCCCGACTGGCCGGCTGGCTCGCGGCCGAGCAGGCCGATCTGAAGTTCTGGCTCGACGCGCCGCTGTCGGTTCGAGGCGAGCGAATCGCCGACCGCGAGGACAAATCCCCGGAGCGAGCGACGGAGGAGACGCGCGCTCGGGAAGCCAGCGAGATCGGACGATACCGTGAGTACTACGGGATCGAGTTCGGCGACCTGAGCATCTACGACCTCTCGATGAACACGTCACGCTGGAGCCCCGAGGCCGTCGCCGATACGCTCGTGACGGCCGTCGAGGCGTACGATCCGGCCGCCGACGAGGGGAAAACGCCCGTCGACGTCGACTACGAGTTCTGA
- a CDS encoding alpha/beta fold hydrolase, with translation MTRATNGDVELAYEVGGRPGGEPVVFVEGLGYGRWMWRWQRDALADEYRTILWDNRGTGDSDTPEGPYTIEEMAGDLEAVLADAGVDRAHLIGASMGGMIAQRYALEYDRAATLSLLCTTPGGPEAVPVPEETQAAIFAVPEDGDERERIRHRMAPAVSDTFFEENPDVTEDIVDWRLESDASDAARKAQAAGVAEFDVADEVSALDVPVVILHGSDDRVVPVENGRLLENLIPHARLEVCDGGHHLFFVERSDWVNDRVFDFLDANPIGADLEAGGESTAEAALEAGDRE, from the coding sequence ATGACTCGAGCGACCAACGGCGACGTGGAACTCGCCTACGAGGTCGGCGGACGCCCCGGTGGGGAGCCCGTCGTCTTCGTCGAGGGACTCGGCTACGGCCGGTGGATGTGGCGCTGGCAGCGCGACGCGCTGGCCGACGAGTATCGAACGATCCTGTGGGACAACCGCGGCACAGGCGACTCCGACACCCCGGAGGGACCCTATACGATCGAGGAGATGGCGGGCGACCTCGAGGCCGTGCTCGCCGACGCGGGCGTCGACCGCGCCCACTTGATCGGAGCGAGCATGGGCGGGATGATCGCCCAGCGCTACGCCCTCGAGTACGACCGCGCGGCAACCCTCTCTTTGCTCTGTACCACCCCCGGCGGCCCGGAGGCGGTGCCGGTGCCCGAGGAGACGCAGGCGGCGATATTCGCGGTTCCGGAGGACGGCGACGAGCGCGAGCGGATTCGTCATCGAATGGCCCCCGCAGTTTCGGACACGTTCTTCGAGGAGAACCCCGACGTGACCGAGGACATCGTCGACTGGCGCCTCGAGAGCGACGCGAGCGACGCGGCCAGGAAGGCCCAGGCGGCGGGCGTGGCCGAGTTCGACGTGGCGGACGAGGTGTCGGCGCTCGATGTGCCAGTAGTGATCCTTCACGGGAGCGACGACCGGGTCGTCCCCGTCGAGAACGGCCGTCTGCTCGAGAACCTGATCCCGCACGCCCGACTCGAGGTCTGTGACGGCGGTCATCACCTCTTCTTCGTCGAGCGGTCCGACTGGGTGAACGACCGGGTGTTCGACTTCCTCGATGCGAACCCCATCGGGGCAGATCTCGAGGCCGGGGGCGAATCCACGGCAGAAGCCGCACTCGAGGCCGGTGATCGCGAGTGA
- a CDS encoding MaoC family dehydratase, with protein MSTASPGDRSEVSQRITTDHIERFADLTGDENPLHLDPEYAAEGLFDGPVAHGMLAAGLISSALASLPGDVVYLSQDLSFEAPVYPDQTVTATAEVLEDLGDDRYRVETVAHVEDDVVVSGEATVLSLAHEG; from the coding sequence ATGTCGACTGCCAGCCCCGGCGACCGGAGCGAGGTCAGCCAGCGAATCACGACCGACCACATCGAGCGCTTCGCCGACCTCACCGGCGACGAGAACCCGCTTCACCTCGATCCCGAGTACGCCGCGGAGGGCCTCTTCGACGGCCCCGTCGCCCACGGCATGCTCGCGGCGGGCCTCATCTCGAGCGCCCTCGCTTCCCTCCCCGGCGACGTCGTCTACCTCTCCCAGGACCTCTCGTTCGAGGCGCCGGTGTACCCGGACCAAACGGTTACTGCGACTGCTGAAGTGCTCGAGGACCTGGGCGACGACCGCTATCGCGTCGAAACGGTGGCCCACGTCGAGGACGACGTGGTCGTTTCGGGCGAAGCCACGGTACTCTCGCTCGCACACGAGGGCTGA
- a CDS encoding helix-turn-helix domain-containing protein, which translates to MIDLTLDMEQYDCPFIDTTDDHDVSFTAVQWEFDGQRRELETRMMVEGEDRSALESGLSTLQAHDNMYECTLFKKHEGTALLRTVIDETNAMRVIRDNGGYITGPFHIEDGSERWEVGFDENRTADDALADLERNNEFDVLAEDALDLPDLFDVLDNADAASNLIEGCRSLSDVERQTLTVAAEKGYFDQPRGATLQMLANEFDVSDTAVSKNVRRAERKILRRVVDALEDLDNSVSDLE; encoded by the coding sequence ATGATCGACCTCACCCTGGACATGGAGCAGTACGACTGCCCGTTCATCGACACGACCGACGATCACGACGTGTCGTTCACCGCCGTTCAGTGGGAGTTCGACGGCCAGCGACGCGAACTCGAGACGCGGATGATGGTCGAGGGTGAGGACCGGTCGGCGCTCGAGTCCGGCCTCTCGACGCTGCAGGCTCACGACAACATGTACGAGTGCACACTCTTCAAGAAACACGAGGGGACGGCGCTCCTGCGAACCGTCATCGACGAGACGAACGCGATGCGGGTCATCCGGGACAACGGCGGCTACATCACCGGTCCGTTCCACATCGAGGACGGTAGCGAGCGCTGGGAGGTCGGCTTCGACGAGAACCGGACGGCCGACGACGCCCTCGCCGACCTCGAGCGCAACAACGAGTTCGACGTCCTCGCCGAAGACGCCCTCGACCTGCCCGACCTCTTCGACGTGCTCGACAACGCCGACGCAGCGAGTAACCTGATCGAGGGCTGTCGGTCGCTCTCGGACGTCGAACGCCAGACGCTCACGGTCGCGGCGGAGAAGGGCTACTTCGACCAGCCCCGGGGAGCGACCCTGCAGATGCTCGCCAACGAGTTCGACGTCTCCGACACGGCCGTCTCGAAGAACGTCCGCCGCGCGGAGCGAAAGATCCTCCGACGGGTCGTCGACGCCCTTGAGGACCTCGATAACAGTGTTTCAGACCTCGAGTAA
- a CDS encoding AMP-binding protein — protein MNWSDDDYGWVGDWTARRASLSPDRTAIVDATDDARATYADLESRANRTARLLEDYDVCEGSRVALVSRNRLEVFDLFFGTGKTGGVLAPLSYRLAPPELAELLELVDPNLLVIESPFVERLEHAMARSSVDPSVLEFETDEPAGGWDVYRDRLPADDGPVESRERALSDPHLLLHTGGSTGTPKETTVTHGSLYWNSTNTITAWGLRPDDVTPMVFPNFHTGGWNVITLPLIHMGGTLVIDREVDPRRVLEQVETHEATILVAVPAVLRSMATHDDWERTDLSSLRFVKSGGGPCRDSIVRAWRDRGVDMSQGYGLTEIGPNNFAMPDEYDPGKVASVGKPVLHADARIVDENGREVETGEIGELELRGPHGSAGYWRNSEASRETFGDEDDTSKWVSTGDLARVDDDGFYHIEGRKKNMFVSGGENVYPPEVEDVITDHDAVAEAIVVGVPDDQWGTVGKAVVELTDEARTNTATPEDSLALEDLEVFLSGKLARFKIPKYLAFVDEMPMSGPSKIDRTALEDRFGGEEGDGGRSKGDADDESERSPNDGDGKRNGTDDGAEVEP, from the coding sequence GTGAACTGGAGCGACGACGACTACGGCTGGGTCGGCGACTGGACCGCCAGGCGGGCGTCGCTCTCGCCCGACCGGACGGCGATCGTCGACGCCACCGACGACGCGCGAGCCACGTACGCGGACCTCGAGTCGCGGGCGAATCGCACGGCTCGACTACTCGAGGATTACGACGTGTGCGAGGGATCCCGGGTCGCCCTCGTCTCGCGAAACCGCCTCGAGGTCTTCGACCTGTTCTTCGGGACCGGCAAGACTGGCGGCGTGCTCGCACCGCTGTCGTACCGACTTGCACCGCCAGAACTGGCCGAACTGCTGGAACTCGTCGACCCGAACCTGCTCGTCATCGAATCGCCGTTCGTCGAGCGCCTCGAGCACGCGATGGCTCGCTCGAGCGTCGATCCATCGGTCCTCGAGTTCGAGACCGACGAACCCGCAGGCGGGTGGGACGTCTATCGAGACCGGCTTCCGGCGGACGACGGCCCCGTCGAGAGCCGCGAACGAGCCCTCTCGGATCCGCACCTGCTGCTCCACACCGGCGGCTCGACGGGAACGCCGAAGGAGACGACGGTCACCCACGGCTCGCTGTACTGGAACTCGACGAACACGATCACCGCGTGGGGACTCCGGCCCGACGACGTGACGCCGATGGTGTTCCCCAACTTCCACACAGGCGGCTGGAACGTCATCACCCTGCCGTTGATCCACATGGGCGGTACCCTGGTCATCGACCGCGAGGTCGATCCCCGGCGCGTCCTCGAGCAGGTCGAAACCCACGAGGCGACGATTCTCGTGGCCGTCCCCGCGGTGTTGCGGTCCATGGCGACCCACGACGACTGGGAGCGGACTGACCTCTCGAGTCTCCGGTTCGTCAAGAGCGGCGGCGGCCCCTGCCGGGATTCGATCGTCAGGGCCTGGCGAGACCGCGGCGTCGACATGTCTCAGGGGTACGGCCTCACCGAGATCGGTCCGAACAACTTCGCGATGCCCGACGAGTACGACCCTGGAAAGGTCGCGAGCGTAGGGAAACCGGTTCTCCACGCCGACGCCCGGATCGTCGACGAAAACGGACGCGAGGTCGAGACCGGAGAGATCGGCGAACTCGAGTTGCGCGGCCCCCACGGCTCTGCGGGCTACTGGCGCAATTCCGAGGCCTCGAGGGAAACGTTCGGGGACGAGGACGACACGAGTAAGTGGGTGTCGACCGGCGACCTCGCCCGCGTGGACGACGACGGCTTCTATCACATCGAGGGGCGCAAGAAGAACATGTTCGTCAGCGGCGGCGAGAACGTCTACCCGCCCGAGGTCGAGGACGTGATTACGGACCACGACGCGGTGGCTGAAGCGATCGTCGTCGGCGTCCCCGACGACCAGTGGGGAACGGTCGGGAAGGCCGTCGTCGAACTGACCGACGAGGCCCGAACGAACACGGCGACCCCCGAGGACTCCCTGGCACTGGAGGACCTCGAGGTGTTCCTCTCGGGGAAACTCGCGCGGTTCAAGATTCCCAAGTACCTCGCGTTCGTCGACGAGATGCCGATGAGCGGCCCGTCGAAGATCGATCGGACGGCGCTCGAGGATCGGTTCGGGGGTGAGGAGGGCGACGGGGGCCGAAGTAAAGGCGACGCGGACGACGAAAGCGAGAGGAGTCCAAACGATGGCGACGGGAAGCGAAACGGGACCGATGACGGAGCGGAGGTCGAACCGTGA
- a CDS encoding DUF106 domain-containing protein, whose translation MTRTAEKIGALVREDSSFEEALEAIRRKADENGGEVEWADVRDDLSSGQWGRLIEKGILVDGQDGFEIADRSAFDDALDGDGEDGGLADDLPEIDAEESKWSQWDKIAGVTALLFMVGYWFTSVRDAVGGVLDVALGPLATSMPFYTVILAIAIMTGLYSTLLQANLMNMERMGKYQERMKAMQDKRSEVQDRKKEAEKRGASEAEIEKLDNELQQVQEEQMEAMADNLGMFKEQFRPMVWIMLFTIPLFLWMYYRIHGTGPQTIEQTVVMPMVGEVEWQEGVIGPMRAWIVWYFLCSMGFVQLLRKALNIDMSPDTS comes from the coding sequence ATGACGCGCACAGCGGAGAAAATAGGCGCCCTCGTCCGCGAGGATTCGTCGTTCGAGGAGGCACTCGAGGCGATCCGCCGGAAGGCCGACGAGAACGGCGGTGAGGTCGAGTGGGCGGACGTCCGCGACGACCTGTCGAGCGGCCAGTGGGGTCGACTCATCGAGAAGGGGATCCTCGTCGACGGCCAGGACGGGTTCGAGATCGCCGATCGGTCGGCGTTCGACGACGCCCTCGACGGCGACGGTGAGGACGGCGGCCTGGCCGACGACCTTCCCGAGATCGACGCCGAGGAATCGAAGTGGTCGCAGTGGGACAAGATCGCAGGAGTGACCGCGCTGCTCTTTATGGTAGGCTACTGGTTTACCTCCGTCAGAGATGCCGTCGGCGGCGTACTCGACGTCGCCCTCGGGCCGCTGGCGACGAGCATGCCCTTCTACACCGTGATCCTCGCCATCGCGATCATGACGGGCCTGTACTCGACGCTCCTGCAGGCGAACCTGATGAACATGGAGCGGATGGGGAAGTACCAGGAGCGCATGAAGGCCATGCAGGACAAGCGCTCCGAGGTTCAGGATCGCAAGAAAGAAGCCGAGAAGCGGGGCGCGAGCGAAGCCGAAATCGAGAAACTCGACAACGAGCTCCAGCAGGTGCAAGAAGAGCAGATGGAAGCGATGGCCGACAACCTCGGGATGTTCAAAGAGCAGTTCCGCCCGATGGTCTGGATCATGCTCTTTACGATTCCGCTGTTCCTGTGGATGTACTACCGGATCCACGGTACCGGCCCCCAGACCATCGAGCAGACCGTGGTCATGCCGATGGTCGGCGAAGTCGAGTGGCAGGAGGGCGTTATCGGTCCCATGCGCGCGTGGATCGTCTGGTACTTCCTGTGCTCGATGGGGTTCGTCCAGCTGTTACGCAAGGCGCTCAACATCGACATGTCTCCCGACACGAGTTGA
- a CDS encoding thiolase domain-containing protein: MHQARIVGVGMTNFGVHDQPLPELFSSAAFDAMDDAGVDAPAIESFYLGNAMGGQTEQDTHLAPTLASHIGLAGIPCQRYEDACATSSNAFKHAVRAVEAGQHDVVLVGGVERCTPTTGLDTPEMTSVFASASHRQYEQPTGLSFPGVFGLLTTRHMHEYGTTEEDLAAVAVKNHRHGTYNPRAQFGSETTVEEVLESPIVASPFHLFDCCPFSDGAAAVVVASEEAAADLSGESVSVSGVGHATDTIPLADKADFTATQSARDAASQAYEQAGVGPDDIDVVELHDCFTGAEVLAIEALGFFEDGEGGPAAANGETALDGHIPVNPSGGLKAKGHPIGATGVAQLVELTEHLRGEAGERQVEGARRGLAHNLGGDAGTTIVSILEVDA, from the coding sequence ATGCACCAGGCACGTATCGTCGGCGTTGGCATGACCAACTTCGGCGTTCACGACCAGCCGTTACCGGAACTCTTCTCGAGCGCGGCGTTCGACGCGATGGACGACGCGGGCGTCGATGCCCCCGCCATCGAGTCGTTCTACCTCGGCAACGCCATGGGCGGGCAGACCGAGCAGGATACCCACCTCGCGCCGACGCTGGCGAGTCACATCGGCCTGGCGGGCATCCCCTGCCAGCGCTACGAGGACGCCTGTGCGACCTCCTCGAACGCGTTCAAGCACGCCGTTCGCGCGGTCGAGGCCGGCCAGCACGACGTCGTCCTCGTCGGCGGGGTCGAACGCTGTACGCCGACGACGGGCCTCGATACGCCCGAGATGACCTCCGTCTTCGCTTCGGCCTCTCACCGCCAGTACGAACAGCCGACCGGGCTCTCCTTCCCCGGCGTCTTCGGCCTGCTGACGACCCGTCACATGCACGAGTACGGCACCACCGAGGAGGACCTCGCCGCCGTCGCGGTCAAGAACCACCGCCACGGAACCTACAACCCGCGCGCGCAATTCGGCTCCGAGACGACGGTCGAGGAGGTCCTCGAGAGTCCGATCGTCGCCTCGCCGTTCCACCTGTTCGACTGCTGTCCGTTCTCCGACGGCGCGGCGGCCGTCGTCGTCGCCAGCGAGGAGGCCGCGGCCGACCTCTCGGGCGAGTCCGTCTCCGTCTCCGGCGTCGGTCACGCCACGGACACGATTCCGCTCGCGGACAAGGCCGACTTCACGGCGACGCAGTCGGCTCGAGACGCCGCGAGCCAGGCCTACGAACAGGCCGGCGTCGGCCCCGACGACATCGACGTGGTCGAACTCCACGACTGCTTTACCGGCGCTGAGGTGCTGGCCATCGAAGCGCTCGGCTTCTTCGAGGACGGCGAGGGCGGCCCGGCCGCCGCGAACGGGGAAACCGCGCTCGACGGTCACATCCCAGTCAACCCGAGCGGCGGCCTCAAAGCGAAGGGGCACCCCATCGGCGCCACCGGGGTCGCACAACTGGTCGAACTCACCGAACATCTCCGCGGAGAGGCCGGCGAGCGCCAGGTCGAGGGCGCCCGTCGCGGGCTCGCACACAACCTGGGTGGCGACGCCGGAACCACCATCGTCTCCATTCTGGAGGTGGACGCATGA
- a CDS encoding RNA-guided pseudouridylation complex pseudouridine synthase subunit Cbf5, protein MIRRGPPEERSPADLLQFGVVNLDKPPGPSSHQVSGWLRDAVAETLEAAGEEPIDRASHAGTLDPKVTGCLPIMLGHATRLAPVFLEGHKEYVAVLECHAPVPHDGESVVEEFEGPIYQKPPRKSAVSRRVRVREIYDLEVLETSDRQVLLRIRCESGTYVRKLCHDLGLALGTGGHMGHLRRTATTPFDDRTLHSARDFLDALAFWLEDDDPDPLLDVVEPAERILTDVPRVTIASSAAESVATGAPVYAPGVLEVDDGAVDAANRGDAPLVACYTPDGAAICLGRLVGDPEAESGTVVSLERVLV, encoded by the coding sequence ATGATTCGTCGCGGTCCCCCCGAGGAACGGTCGCCCGCCGACCTCCTGCAATTCGGCGTCGTCAACCTCGACAAGCCGCCGGGGCCGTCCTCCCACCAGGTCAGCGGCTGGCTGCGCGACGCCGTCGCCGAGACCCTCGAGGCGGCCGGCGAAGAGCCAATCGATCGAGCCTCCCACGCCGGGACGCTCGACCCGAAGGTCACGGGCTGTCTGCCGATCATGCTCGGCCACGCGACCCGGCTGGCGCCGGTGTTCCTCGAGGGCCACAAGGAGTACGTGGCCGTCCTCGAGTGTCACGCCCCGGTCCCACACGACGGCGAGTCCGTCGTCGAAGAGTTCGAGGGGCCGATCTACCAGAAGCCGCCGCGAAAGAGCGCCGTCTCGCGGCGGGTCCGCGTGCGCGAGATTTACGACCTCGAGGTGCTCGAAACGAGCGATCGGCAGGTCCTCCTACGAATTCGTTGTGAGAGCGGCACCTACGTCCGCAAACTCTGTCACGACCTCGGCCTCGCGCTGGGGACTGGCGGACACATGGGCCACCTTCGCCGGACGGCGACGACGCCGTTCGACGACCGAACGCTTCACTCGGCCCGAGACTTCCTCGATGCGCTCGCGTTCTGGCTCGAGGACGACGACCCCGACCCACTCCTGGATGTGGTCGAACCGGCCGAGCGTATTCTCACGGACGTCCCCCGTGTCACCATCGCCTCCAGTGCCGCCGAGTCGGTCGCCACCGGGGCGCCGGTGTACGCGCCGGGCGTGCTCGAGGTCGACGACGGCGCCGTAGATGCCGCGAACCGAGGCGACGCCCCGCTCGTCGCCTGCTACACGCCCGATGGCGCAGCGATCTGTCTCGGTCGACTCGTCGGCGATCCGGAGGCTGAGTCGGGAACCGTGGTCTCGCTCGAGCGCGTGCTCGTGTAG